In Streptomyces sp. NBC_00704, a genomic segment contains:
- a CDS encoding GNAT family N-acetyltransferase — translation MGDLEIRAAIAEDVPAIVAMLADDALGAQRESPDDLGPYLAALERLTADPNQRLVVAVREGRVVGTLQLTIVPGLSRRGSTRSIVEGVRVHADERGSGLGTRFIEWAIEESRRANCQLVQLTSDNTRTDAHRFYERLGFVASHVGFKLQL, via the coding sequence ATGGGAGATCTTGAAATACGCGCTGCCATCGCCGAGGACGTTCCCGCGATCGTCGCGATGCTCGCGGACGACGCTCTGGGCGCACAGCGTGAGTCACCGGACGACCTCGGCCCGTACCTTGCCGCGCTGGAACGGCTCACCGCCGACCCGAACCAGCGCCTGGTCGTCGCCGTTCGTGAGGGACGGGTGGTCGGCACCCTCCAGCTGACGATCGTTCCGGGCCTGTCCCGGCGGGGCTCGACCAGATCCATCGTCGAGGGTGTCCGTGTCCACGCCGACGAGCGCGGCAGCGGCCTGGGCACACGGTTCATCGAGTGGGCGATCGAGGAGTCCCGGCGGGCGAACTGCCAACTGGTTCAGCTGACATCCGACAACACCCGCACGGACGCCCACCGCTTCTACGAACGGCTCGGCTTCGTCGCCTCCCACGTGGGTTTCAAGCTGCAGCTATGA
- a CDS encoding serine hydrolase domain-containing protein, which produces MTTPQEELLPGTRRALLHRIAVAQTEGRAPSLVAAVVRDGRAVWHGARTSVDGHAPDENVQYRIGSITKTFTAVLVLRLRDEGALELGDPLENHLPGTGVGEATIAELLAHTGGLAAESPGPWWERTPGSLRPELGDVLGDRPAAHQAGRRFHYSNPGYTVLGALVERLRGAPWKEVLRREVLEPLELRRTSAHPEAPAAGGWAVHPWADVMLAEPSEDFGRMAPAGQLWSTTGDLARFAVFLARGDDRVLSVETLREMGTPAAPAGPADLADGASYGLGLQIQHRDGRLLVGHSGSVPGFLATLVVGVEDDVAAVVLANCTSGLLTSQVAADLVRIVAESEPRIPEPWRPMPEIEDSVLELAGQWYWGTGPVALRVSADGLLSLGPLSGGGRRSRFRPNRDGTWTGLDGYYAGEILRAVRRPDGSVDHLDLGSFVFTRRPYEEGTGVPGGVDPAGWRGIG; this is translated from the coding sequence ATGACGACACCTCAGGAAGAGCTGCTGCCCGGTACTCGACGTGCGCTGCTCCACCGGATCGCCGTGGCCCAGACCGAGGGGCGTGCGCCGTCGCTGGTCGCCGCCGTCGTGAGGGACGGGCGGGCCGTGTGGCACGGGGCGCGGACCTCGGTCGACGGGCATGCCCCGGACGAGAACGTGCAGTACCGGATCGGTTCCATCACCAAGACCTTCACCGCCGTCCTCGTGCTGCGACTGCGGGACGAAGGGGCGCTCGAGCTCGGCGACCCGTTGGAGAATCACCTGCCCGGAACGGGCGTGGGTGAGGCCACGATCGCCGAACTGCTCGCGCACACCGGCGGGCTGGCGGCCGAGTCGCCTGGCCCGTGGTGGGAAAGGACCCCGGGCTCACTGCGGCCCGAACTCGGCGACGTCCTCGGCGACCGACCGGCTGCGCATCAGGCCGGTCGGCGGTTCCACTACTCCAACCCCGGCTACACCGTTCTCGGAGCCCTGGTGGAGCGGCTGCGCGGTGCACCCTGGAAAGAGGTGCTGCGGCGTGAAGTCCTCGAACCCCTGGAGCTCCGCCGCACGAGCGCCCACCCCGAGGCTCCGGCTGCGGGCGGCTGGGCGGTGCATCCCTGGGCCGACGTCATGCTGGCGGAGCCCTCCGAGGACTTCGGGCGGATGGCGCCGGCGGGGCAGCTCTGGTCCACCACAGGCGATCTGGCGAGGTTCGCCGTCTTCCTGGCGCGGGGCGACGACCGGGTGCTGAGTGTGGAGACACTGCGCGAGATGGGAACCCCCGCCGCTCCGGCCGGACCGGCGGACCTGGCGGACGGCGCGTCCTACGGACTGGGGCTGCAGATCCAGCACCGGGACGGACGGCTGCTCGTGGGCCATTCCGGATCGGTTCCCGGCTTTCTGGCCACGCTCGTCGTCGGGGTCGAGGACGACGTGGCCGCGGTCGTGCTCGCGAACTGCACGTCGGGGCTGCTGACCTCCCAGGTGGCGGCCGATCTCGTGCGGATCGTCGCTGAGTCCGAGCCACGGATTCCCGAGCCGTGGCGTCCGATGCCGGAGATCGAGGATTCCGTCCTGGAGCTGGCGGGTCAGTGGTACTGGGGAACCGGTCCCGTCGCGTTGCGCGTGTCCGCCGATGGGCTTCTCTCCCTGGGGCCCCTGTCCGGCGGCGGCCGGCGCTCCCGGTTCCGGCCGAACAGGGACGGCACCTGGACCGGGCTGGACGGCTACTACGCAGGAGAGATCCTGCGGGCGGTACGGCGTCCGGACGGGAGTGTGGATCACCTGGACCTGGGGTCGTTCGTCTTCACGCGCCGGCCTTATGAGGAGGGCACTGGGGTGCCGGGCGGTGTCGACCCGGCCGGGTGGCGGGGGATCGGCTAG
- a CDS encoding VOC family protein — MTSRLHALCFDAQDPIRLARFWADFLCWGRDEGRSDDTTLLPSDETGFRLRFLPSPTPKTARNHMHFDLTSTSLDDQRQVVERALRLGARHIDIGQRPEEGHVVLADPEGNEFCVIEPGNSFLAGCGFIGALAGDGSQEAGYFWSRALGWPLVWDQDQETAIRSPHGGPKVTWGGPPLMPKTGKERLHFDLAPPVGGDQQSEVERLVSLGATRIDVGQGDVDWVVMADPDGHEFCVLTPR, encoded by the coding sequence ATGACTTCTCGCCTGCACGCGCTCTGTTTCGATGCGCAGGACCCGATCCGTCTTGCGCGCTTCTGGGCGGATTTCCTCTGCTGGGGAAGAGACGAGGGCCGCTCCGACGACACCACACTGCTGCCCAGCGATGAGACCGGGTTCCGACTCCGCTTCCTTCCGTCCCCGACGCCGAAGACCGCCCGGAACCACATGCACTTCGATCTGACCAGTACGTCCCTCGACGACCAGAGACAGGTGGTGGAGAGGGCGCTCCGACTCGGCGCCCGGCACATCGACATCGGGCAACGCCCGGAAGAGGGGCATGTGGTGCTCGCTGACCCCGAAGGCAATGAGTTCTGTGTCATCGAGCCGGGCAACAGCTTTCTCGCCGGGTGCGGATTCATCGGAGCGCTGGCCGGCGATGGGTCGCAGGAAGCCGGGTACTTCTGGAGTCGGGCGCTGGGCTGGCCATTGGTCTGGGACCAGGACCAGGAGACCGCGATCCGTTCACCGCACGGTGGCCCGAAGGTCACGTGGGGTGGCCCCCCATTGATGCCGAAGACGGGGAAGGAACGGCTGCACTTCGACCTCGCTCCACCGGTCGGCGGTGACCAGCAGTCCGAGGTCGAACGGCTCGTCTCCCTCGGAGCGACGCGCATCGACGTAGGCCAGGGAGACGTCGACTGGGTGGTGATGGCCGACCCCGACGGTCACGAGTTCTGTGTGCTGACCCCTCGATAG
- the dnaB gene encoding replicative DNA helicase, whose product MSISEPLDDPWADTGPSDRLPASRRRGDVGRGRDDQHDRGRDTEDWEGGGTTFERVPPQDLDAEQSVLGGMLLSKDAIADVVEVLKGHDFYKPAHETIYQAILDVYAKGEPADPITIAAELTKRGEINKVGGASYLHTLVQTVPTAANAEYYAEIVHERAVLRRLVEAGTRITQMGYAGDDDVDEIVNRAQAEIYAVTEQRTSEDYLPLGDIMEGALDEIEAIGSRSGEMTGVPTGFTDLDSLTNGLHPGQMIVIAARPAMGKSTLALDFARAASIKHNLPSVIFSLEMGRNEIAMRLLSAEARVALHHMRSGTMTDEDWTRLARRMPEVSSAPLYIDDSPNLSMMEIRAKCRRLKQRNDIKLVIIDYLQLMQAGGSKRSESRQQEVSDMSRNLKLLAKELEVPVIALSQLNRGPEQRTDKKPMVSDLRESGSIEQDADMVILLHREDAYEKESPRAGEADIIVGKHRNGPTATITVAFQGHYSRFVDMAQT is encoded by the coding sequence TTGAGCATTTCCGAGCCCTTGGACGACCCGTGGGCCGACACCGGCCCCAGTGATCGTCTCCCTGCTTCCCGCCGACGCGGTGACGTCGGCCGCGGCCGGGACGATCAGCATGACCGTGGCCGCGACACCGAGGACTGGGAGGGCGGCGGAACCACCTTCGAGCGGGTGCCACCGCAGGACCTCGACGCCGAACAGTCCGTTCTGGGCGGCATGCTCCTGTCCAAGGACGCCATCGCCGACGTGGTCGAGGTGCTCAAGGGCCACGACTTCTACAAACCCGCGCACGAGACGATCTATCAGGCGATCCTCGACGTCTATGCCAAGGGCGAACCGGCCGACCCGATCACGATCGCCGCCGAGCTCACCAAACGCGGCGAGATCAACAAGGTCGGCGGCGCCTCCTACCTGCACACCCTCGTGCAGACGGTGCCCACCGCCGCCAATGCCGAGTACTACGCCGAGATCGTCCATGAGCGGGCCGTCCTGCGTCGCCTGGTGGAGGCCGGCACCCGCATCACGCAGATGGGATACGCGGGCGACGACGACGTCGACGAGATCGTCAACCGCGCCCAGGCGGAGATCTACGCGGTCACCGAACAGCGCACCAGCGAGGACTACCTCCCGCTCGGCGACATCATGGAGGGCGCCCTCGACGAGATCGAGGCGATCGGCTCGCGCAGCGGCGAGATGACGGGCGTGCCCACCGGCTTCACCGACCTCGACTCGCTCACCAACGGACTGCATCCGGGGCAGATGATCGTCATCGCGGCCCGTCCCGCCATGGGCAAGTCCACCCTGGCGCTGGACTTCGCACGCGCGGCGTCGATCAAGCACAACCTGCCGAGCGTCATCTTCTCCCTGGAAATGGGGCGCAACGAGATCGCGATGCGTCTGCTGTCCGCGGAGGCCCGGGTCGCCCTGCACCACATGCGCTCGGGAACGATGACCGACGAGGACTGGACCCGTCTGGCGCGCCGGATGCCCGAGGTGTCCTCCGCGCCGCTCTACATCGACGACTCCCCGAACCTGTCGATGATGGAGATCCGCGCGAAGTGCCGCCGCCTGAAACAGCGCAACGACATCAAGCTCGTGATCATCGACTACCTCCAGCTGATGCAGGCCGGTGGCTCCAAGCGCTCCGAGAGCCGTCAGCAGGAGGTCTCGGACATGTCACGTAACCTCAAGCTGCTGGCCAAGGAGCTCGAGGTGCCGGTGATCGCTCTCTCGCAGCTGAACCGTGGTCCCGAGCAGCGCACGGACAAGAAGCCGATGGTGTCCGACCTGCGTGAGTCCGGCTCGATCGAGCAGGACGCGGACATGGTCATCCTGCTGCACCGCGAGGACGCCTACGAGAAGGAGTCCCCGCGCGCGGGCGAGGCGGACATCATCGTGGGCAAGCACCGTAACGGCCCCACGGCCACGATCACCGTCGCCTTCCAGGGCCACTACTCGCGCTTCGTGGACATGGCACAGACCTGA
- a CDS encoding MATE family efflux transporter encodes MTQAPAPLRAARRQHDREIVALAVPAFGALVAEPLFVMADSAIVGHLGTAQLAGLGVASALLMTAVSVFVFLAYATTAAVARRVGAGDLPAAIRQGMDGIWLALLLGAVVIAAVLPTAPALVHLFGASDTAAPYASTYLRISALGIPAMLVVLAATGVLRGLQDTRTPLFVAVAGFVANAGLNAALVYGAGLGIAGSAWGTVIAQWGMALVYLVVVVRGARRHGASLRPDAAGIKASAQAGAPLLVRTLSLRAILLIATAVAARLGDDDIAAHQIALGLWSLLAFALDAIAIAGQAIIGRYLGADDAQGARNVCRRMVEWGIAVGVLLGLLVVIARPLFLPLFTGDPAVKHAALPALLVVALSQPVCGVVFVLDGVLMGAGDGPYLAWAMVFTLTVFAPAALLVPVLGGGLTAVWGAMTLMMVVRMLTLGLRVRSGRWVVTGAAR; translated from the coding sequence ATGACACAGGCTCCCGCGCCCCTCAGGGCCGCCCGGCGACAGCACGATCGAGAGATCGTCGCACTGGCCGTCCCGGCCTTCGGCGCACTCGTCGCCGAGCCGCTGTTCGTCATGGCCGACAGCGCCATCGTGGGGCACCTCGGGACCGCCCAACTGGCCGGCCTCGGCGTCGCCTCCGCTCTCCTCATGACAGCCGTCAGCGTCTTCGTCTTCCTCGCCTACGCCACCACCGCCGCAGTCGCCCGCCGCGTAGGGGCCGGCGACCTCCCCGCGGCGATTCGGCAGGGCATGGACGGCATCTGGCTGGCACTCCTGCTCGGCGCCGTGGTCATCGCAGCCGTACTGCCCACCGCCCCCGCGCTGGTGCACCTTTTCGGCGCGTCGGACACAGCGGCGCCCTACGCGAGCACCTATCTGCGCATCTCGGCACTCGGCATCCCGGCCATGCTCGTCGTGCTGGCCGCGACCGGTGTGCTGCGCGGTCTCCAGGACACGAGGACGCCGCTCTTCGTCGCCGTCGCCGGGTTCGTCGCCAACGCCGGCTTGAACGCCGCCCTCGTCTACGGCGCAGGCCTGGGTATCGCCGGTTCTGCCTGGGGCACCGTCATCGCACAGTGGGGCATGGCCCTGGTCTATCTCGTGGTGGTCGTGCGAGGAGCCCGCCGTCATGGCGCGTCGTTGCGCCCCGACGCCGCTGGCATCAAGGCCTCCGCCCAGGCAGGTGCGCCCCTGCTGGTGCGCACGCTCTCTCTGCGGGCGATCCTGCTGATCGCCACCGCAGTGGCCGCCCGTCTGGGGGACGACGACATCGCGGCCCACCAGATCGCTCTGGGCCTGTGGAGTCTGCTCGCATTCGCGCTGGACGCCATTGCCATCGCGGGGCAGGCCATCATCGGCCGTTACCTCGGCGCCGACGACGCCCAGGGAGCCCGCAACGTCTGCCGCCGGATGGTCGAGTGGGGGATCGCCGTAGGGGTTCTCCTCGGCCTCCTGGTGGTGATCGCCCGGCCGCTGTTCCTGCCGTTGTTCACCGGTGACCCCGCCGTGAAGCATGCGGCGCTGCCGGCGCTTCTCGTCGTGGCTCTCTCGCAGCCCGTGTGCGGCGTCGTCTTCGTGCTGGACGGTGTCCTGATGGGAGCGGGCGACGGACCGTATCTGGCGTGGGCGATGGTCTTCACCTTGACTGTCTTCGCTCCGGCGGCACTGTTGGTACCGGTCCTGGGCGGGGGTCTCACCGCTGTGTGGGGGGCGATGACACTGATGATGGTCGTGCGGATGCTGACGCTCGGGCTGCGTGTCCGTTCCGGACGGTGGGTTGTCACCGGCGCGGCACGCTGA
- the rplI gene encoding 50S ribosomal protein L9, whose protein sequence is MKIILTHEVSGLGAAGDVVDVKDGYARNYLIPRNFAIRWTKGGEKDVEQIRRARKIHEIQTIEQANAVKAQLEGVKVRLAVRSGDAGRLFGSVTPADVASAIKASGGPEVDKRRIELGSPIKTLGAHETSVRLHPEVAAKVSIEVVAA, encoded by the coding sequence ATGAAGATCATCCTCACCCACGAGGTCTCTGGCCTCGGTGCCGCGGGCGACGTCGTCGACGTCAAGGACGGCTACGCTCGTAACTACCTGATCCCGCGGAACTTCGCGATCCGCTGGACCAAGGGCGGCGAGAAGGACGTCGAGCAGATCCGTCGTGCTCGCAAGATCCACGAGATCCAGACCATCGAGCAGGCCAACGCTGTGAAGGCCCAGCTCGAGGGCGTCAAGGTCCGTCTGGCCGTTCGCTCCGGCGACGCCGGTCGTCTCTTCGGTTCTGTCACCCCGGCCGACGTCGCTTCGGCGATCAAGGCTTCCGGTGGCCCCGAGGTCGACAAGCGCCGCATCGAGCTCGGCTCGCCGATCAAGACCCTGGGCGCTCACGAGACGTCCGTGCGTCTGCACCCCGAGGTGGCCGCCAAGGTCAGCATCGAGGTTGTCGCGGCCTGA
- the rpsR gene encoding 30S ribosomal protein S18: MAKPPVRKPKKKVCAFCKDKVTYVDYKDTNMLRKFISDRGKIRARRVTGNCTQHQRDVATAVKNSREMALLPYTAQAR, encoded by the coding sequence ATGGCGAAGCCGCCTGTGCGCAAGCCTAAGAAGAAGGTCTGCGCATTCTGCAAGGACAAGGTCACGTACGTGGACTACAAGGACACGAACATGCTGCGGAAGTTCATTTCCGACCGCGGCAAGATCCGTGCCCGCCGCGTGACCGGCAACTGCACGCAGCACCAGCGTGACGTCGCCACGGCCGTGAAGAACAGCCGTGAGATGGCGCTGCTGCCCTACACCGCTCAGGCGCGATAA
- a CDS encoding single-stranded DNA-binding protein produces MAGETVITVVGNLVDDPELRFTPSGAAVAKFRVASTPRTFDRQTNEWKDGESLFLTCSVWRQAAENVAESLQRGMRVIVQGRLKQRSYEDREGVKRTVYELDVEEVGASLRSATAKVTKASGRGGQGGQGGFGGGGQAGGGWGGNSGGGQQGGGAPADDPWATGAPAGGNQGGGGGGGWGGNSGGSGSGSGSGSGSGGGYSDEPPF; encoded by the coding sequence ATGGCAGGCGAGACCGTCATCACGGTCGTCGGCAATCTTGTCGACGACCCCGAGCTGCGCTTCACCCCCTCCGGTGCGGCGGTCGCGAAGTTCCGTGTCGCGTCCACTCCCCGCACCTTCGACCGCCAGACGAACGAGTGGAAGGACGGCGAGAGCCTGTTCCTGACCTGCTCGGTCTGGCGTCAGGCGGCGGAGAACGTCGCGGAGTCGCTCCAGCGAGGCATGCGCGTCATCGTGCAGGGCCGGCTGAAGCAGCGGTCCTACGAGGACCGTGAGGGCGTCAAGCGCACGGTCTATGAGCTGGACGTCGAGGAAGTCGGCGCCAGCCTTCGCAGTGCCACGGCCAAGGTCACCAAGGCCTCCGGCCGCGGTGGCCAGGGCGGCCAGGGTGGTTTCGGCGGCGGCGGCCAGGCCGGCGGCGGCTGGGGTGGGAACTCCGGCGGCGGCCAGCAGGGCGGCGGCGCTCCCGCCGACGACCCGTGGGCGACCGGCGCTCCCGCCGGTGGCAACCAGGGCGGCGGCGGTGGCGGCGGCTGGGGTGGAAACTCCGGCGGCAGCGGCAGCGGCAGCGGCAGCGGCAGCGGCAGCGGCGGCGGCTACTCGGACGAACCCCCCTTCTAG
- the rpsF gene encoding 30S ribosomal protein S6, with protein sequence MRHYEVMVILDPDLEERAVSPLIENFLSVVREGNGKVEKVDTWGRRRLSYEIKKKPEGIYSVIDLQAEPAVVKELDRQMNLNESVLRTKVLRPETH encoded by the coding sequence ATGCGTCACTACGAAGTGATGGTCATCCTCGACCCCGATCTCGAAGAGCGCGCTGTCTCTCCGCTGATCGAGAACTTCCTCTCCGTCGTCCGTGAGGGCAACGGAAAGGTGGAGAAGGTCGACACCTGGGGCCGTCGTCGTCTCTCGTACGAGATCAAGAAGAAGCCCGAGGGCATCTACTCGGTCATCGACCTGCAGGCCGAGCCTGCGGTCGTCAAGGAGCTCGACCGCCAGATGAACCTGAACGAGTCGGTCCTCCGGACCAAGGTCCTCCGTCCCGAGACTCACTGA
- the femX gene encoding peptidoglycan bridge formation glycyltransferase FemX produces the protein MSLTLRTISREQHLAYIQSLPSASHMQVPAWADVKAEWRSESLGWFDERTGELVGAGLVLYRQLPKIKRYLAYLPEGPVINWYAPNLTEWLEPMLAHLKQQGAFSVKMGPPVIIRRWEATSIKAGIQNPDVKRLRDIEADFIEPRAFEVADKLRRMGWQQGEDGGAGFGDVQPRYVYQVPLANRSLEEVHRNFNQLWRRNIKKAEKAGVEVVQGGYHDLEEWQRLYEITAVRDHFRPRPLSYFQRMWTALNTEDPNRMRLYFARHNGVNLSAATMLIVGGHVWYSYGASDNIGREFRPSNAMQWRMLRDAYALGATVYDLRGISDSLDETDHLFGLIQFKVGTGGQAAEYLGEWDFPLNKLLHKALDIYMSRR, from the coding sequence ATGAGCCTGACCCTGAGGACGATCAGCCGCGAGCAGCATCTGGCATACATCCAGAGCCTGCCGTCGGCGAGCCACATGCAGGTTCCGGCCTGGGCCGACGTCAAGGCCGAGTGGCGTTCTGAGAGCCTCGGCTGGTTCGACGAACGAACCGGTGAACTGGTCGGCGCGGGTCTGGTCCTCTACCGCCAACTGCCCAAGATCAAGCGCTACCTGGCCTATCTCCCCGAGGGCCCGGTCATCAACTGGTACGCGCCGAACCTGACCGAGTGGCTGGAACCGATGCTGGCGCACCTGAAGCAGCAGGGCGCCTTCTCGGTGAAGATGGGCCCGCCGGTGATCATCCGCCGCTGGGAGGCCACGTCCATCAAGGCGGGCATCCAGAACCCCGACGTCAAGCGACTGCGCGACATCGAGGCCGACTTCATCGAGCCGCGCGCCTTCGAGGTGGCCGACAAACTGCGCCGCATGGGCTGGCAGCAGGGTGAGGACGGCGGCGCCGGCTTCGGGGACGTCCAGCCGCGCTACGTCTACCAGGTGCCGCTGGCGAACCGCTCGCTGGAAGAGGTCCACAGGAACTTCAACCAGTTGTGGCGACGCAACATCAAGAAGGCCGAGAAGGCCGGGGTCGAGGTGGTCCAGGGCGGCTACCACGACCTCGAGGAATGGCAGCGGCTGTACGAGATCACGGCTGTCCGCGACCACTTCCGGCCGCGGCCCCTGTCGTACTTCCAGCGGATGTGGACGGCCCTCAACACCGAGGACCCCAACCGGATGCGGCTGTACTTCGCCCGTCACAACGGCGTGAACCTGTCGGCGGCCACCATGCTGATCGTGGGCGGCCACGTCTGGTACTCGTACGGGGCGTCCGACAACATCGGCCGCGAGTTCCGTCCCTCGAACGCGATGCAGTGGCGCATGCTGCGCGACGCCTACGCGCTGGGCGCCACCGTCTACGACCTGCGCGGCATCTCGGACTCGCTGGACGAGACCGACCACCTCTTCGGCCTGATCCAGTTCAAGGTCGGCACGGGCGGTCAGGCCGCGGAGTACCTCGGCGAGTGGGACTTCCCGCTGAACAAGCTGCTCCACAAGGCGCTCGACATCTACATGTCGCGCCGCTGA
- a CDS encoding alanine racemase — MALTLYVDTARWRAHHKHVQEQFPGLVPVCKGNGYGFGHDRLAEEATRLGSDVLAVGTTYEAARIKDFFGGDLLVLTPYRRGEEPVPLPDRVVRSVSSVDGVYGLVGARVVIEVMSSMKRHGISEQDLPQLHSAIENVRLEGFAIHLPLDRTDGSDAVEEVIGWMDRLRAARLPLHTMFVSHLKADELARLQQQFPQTRFRARIGTRLWLGDHEATEYRGAVLDVTKVTKGDRFGYRQQKAASDGFLVVVAGGTSHGVGLEAPKALHGVMPRAKGVARAGLATVNRNLSPFVWGGKQRWFAEPPHMQVSILFVPSDAPEPHVGDELVAHLRHTTTQFDRIVDR, encoded by the coding sequence ATGGCGCTCACGCTCTACGTCGACACCGCGCGCTGGCGGGCGCACCACAAGCACGTGCAGGAGCAGTTCCCGGGGCTGGTCCCGGTCTGCAAGGGCAACGGCTACGGCTTCGGGCACGACCGGCTGGCGGAGGAGGCCACCCGACTGGGCTCGGACGTCCTCGCCGTCGGCACGACGTACGAGGCCGCGCGCATCAAGGACTTCTTCGGCGGCGACCTGCTGGTGCTGACGCCCTACCGGCGCGGCGAGGAGCCCGTTCCGCTGCCCGACCGCGTCGTGCGCTCGGTGTCGTCGGTGGACGGCGTGTACGGCCTCGTGGGCGCGCGGGTGGTCATCGAGGTGATGTCGTCGATGAAGCGGCACGGGATCAGCGAGCAGGATCTGCCGCAGCTGCACTCCGCCATCGAGAACGTGCGGCTGGAGGGATTCGCCATCCATCTGCCGCTGGACCGCACCGACGGCTCCGACGCCGTCGAGGAGGTCATCGGCTGGATGGACCGGCTGCGTGCGGCCCGGCTGCCGCTGCACACGATGTTCGTCAGCCACCTCAAGGCCGACGAACTCGCGCGGCTGCAGCAGCAGTTCCCGCAGACGCGCTTTCGCGCACGCATCGGCACGCGGCTGTGGCTGGGGGATCACGAGGCCACGGAGTACCGCGGCGCGGTCCTGGACGTCACCAAGGTCACCAAGGGCGACCGGTTCGGTTACCGCCAGCAGAAGGCCGCCTCCGACGGCTTCCTGGTGGTCGTGGCGGGCGGCACGTCGCACGGGGTGGGCCTGGAGGCTCCGAAGGCCCTGCACGGGGTCATGCCCCGCGCCAAGGGTGTCGCCCGGGCCGGGCTCGCCACGGTGAACCGGAACCTGTCGCCGTTCGTGTGGGGCGGCAAGCAGCGCTGGTTCGCCGAGCCGCCGCACATGCAGGTGTCGATCCTGTTCGTGCCCTCGGACGCGCCCGAGCCGCACGTCGGTGACGAGCTGGTGGCCCATCTGCGCCACACCACCACGCAGTTCGACCGGATCGTGGATCGCTGA
- a CDS encoding glycosyltransferase family 87 protein, with translation MPSAESSSARVHVPDPVRPTSDDPVAAAGSELIGGPVGRRALLGTSWWTPVRIVALVAIGMFALGLIQKAPCYNGGWFFGATSQYTHACYSDIPHLYQGRGFADGLVPYFDKLPGDMDYLEYPVLTGVFMEVANWLTPGEGSIQDQEQWYWIVNAGMLMACAAVIAVCVTRTHARRPWDGLLVALAPAFALTASINWDLLAVALTAAAMLMWSRGRSLAFGVLLGLATAAKLYPVFLLGPLFVLCWRAGKWRDFGKALGGAVVAWLVVNLPVMLFAFEGWSKFYRFSQERGVDFGSFWLILAQNSSDPLTTDSVNTLATLLVVLCAVGIAALALTAPRRPRFAQLAFLIVAAFIVTNKVYSPQYVLWLVPLAVLARPKWRDFLIWQACEVAYFLGIWMYLAYTMSGDAHKGLPTDGYHWVIGVHLLGTLYLCGVVVRDILMPERDVVRRAGEDDPSGGVLDGAQDVFVLGAAAHPPRHASHFDGPPVEWGKQDAVDSSP, from the coding sequence ATGCCCAGTGCAGAATCCTCGTCGGCGCGCGTGCACGTGCCGGATCCGGTAAGGCCGACCAGCGACGACCCGGTGGCTGCCGCCGGCAGTGAGCTGATCGGCGGCCCTGTCGGCCGGCGGGCCCTGCTGGGGACGTCCTGGTGGACTCCCGTACGGATCGTCGCGCTCGTGGCGATCGGGATGTTCGCCCTCGGACTGATCCAGAAGGCGCCCTGCTACAACGGAGGCTGGTTCTTCGGCGCCACCTCCCAGTACACCCACGCCTGCTATTCGGACATCCCGCACCTTTACCAGGGGCGTGGCTTCGCCGACGGGCTCGTGCCGTACTTCGACAAGCTCCCCGGCGACATGGACTACCTCGAGTACCCGGTGCTCACCGGTGTGTTCATGGAGGTGGCCAACTGGCTGACGCCGGGCGAGGGGAGCATCCAGGACCAGGAGCAGTGGTACTGGATCGTCAACGCGGGGATGCTCATGGCGTGCGCGGCCGTCATCGCCGTCTGTGTGACCCGCACGCACGCCCGGCGCCCCTGGGACGGTCTGCTGGTCGCCCTGGCCCCTGCCTTCGCGCTCACCGCCTCCATCAACTGGGACCTCCTGGCGGTCGCCCTGACGGCCGCCGCGATGCTCATGTGGTCCCGGGGCCGGTCCCTGGCCTTCGGAGTCCTGCTGGGGCTCGCGACGGCCGCCAAGCTTTATCCCGTCTTCCTCCTCGGCCCCCTGTTCGTGCTCTGCTGGCGCGCGGGCAAATGGCGGGACTTCGGCAAGGCGCTGGGCGGCGCTGTCGTGGCCTGGCTGGTGGTGAACCTGCCGGTCATGCTCTTCGCCTTCGAGGGCTGGTCGAAGTTCTACCGGTTCAGTCAGGAGCGAGGCGTGGACTTCGGCTCGTTCTGGCTGATCCTGGCCCAGAACTCCAGCGACCCGCTCACCACCGACAGCGTCAACACCCTCGCCACGCTCCTCGTCGTCCTGTGCGCCGTCGGCATCGCGGCCCTGGCGCTCACCGCCCCCCGCCGTCCCCGCTTCGCCCAGCTGGCCTTCCTGATCGTGGCGGCCTTCATCGTCACCAACAAGGTCTACTCGCCGCAGTACGTCCTGTGGCTGGTGCCGCTGGCGGTGCTGGCCCGGCCCAAGTGGCGGGACTTCCTGATCTGGCAGGCATGCGAGGTCGCCTACTTCCTCGGCATCTGGATGTACCTGGCGTACACGATGAGCGGAGACGCTCACAAGGGACTGCCGACCGACGGCTACCACTGGGTCATCGGCGTGCACCTGCTGGGGACCCTCTACCTGTGCGGTGTCGTCGTCCGCGACATCCTCATGCCGGAACGGGACGTCGTACGGCGAGCCGGCGAGGACGACCCCTCGGGCGGTGTGCTCGACGGGGCGCAGGACGTCTTTGTGCTCGGCGCCGCTGCGCACCCGCCCCGGCACGCCTCCCACTTCGACGGGCCACCGGTGGAGTGGGGCAAGCAGGACGCCGTCGACAGTTCGCCGTGA